In Treponema primitia ZAS-2, a genomic segment contains:
- a CDS encoding GGDEF domain-containing protein produces the protein MIEYKQEHSVDPDSPIDEQEKDLFVGIFRQLSAYKDPYQSISGILKDTCEFFGFFGAFVYEADHAKVFHLFEHYRAPEAGLREQFVLSDYLSERDIKELTQKPGGIVYLKSKKTRLGAKFLELFSAKTLIMIPIIFEYQEPTAFIGMLDRRHPIRLTKREVVDADAVLSVLAGHIKMRVYQKRLEYAYSSLRNVIDKAGLDIYVNDFYTHELLFANESLAAPHGGVDKIEGQPCWKALYFNKTEECEFCPKNKLVDADGNPTQVYSWDMQRSSDGSWFRMVHAAIRWVDGRLAHVVSSIDITENKYNEMLVRRLAECDTLTSLPNRGKLVEDMNGTLAMLEQTKEQGYLIFLDLDDFKQVNDTLGHLAGDALLRQIGHFLQNESAILGMPYRYGGDEFVIIAANKTAASLEQIQELLLKRFALEWCIGEQSVFCGVSIGAVRIPLGNKTADDLVHAADMAMYEVKKSGKHGFRLSTLE, from the coding sequence ATGATAGAATACAAGCAGGAGCATTCAGTGGATCCGGATTCACCGATCGATGAGCAGGAAAAAGACCTGTTTGTTGGCATATTCAGACAACTTAGCGCCTATAAAGATCCCTATCAGTCTATTTCAGGTATATTGAAGGATACCTGCGAATTTTTTGGCTTCTTCGGCGCATTTGTCTACGAAGCGGATCATGCTAAGGTGTTTCATCTCTTTGAGCATTACCGCGCCCCCGAGGCGGGGTTGCGGGAGCAGTTTGTCCTTTCTGACTATCTGAGCGAACGGGATATTAAGGAACTGACCCAGAAACCTGGGGGAATTGTCTATCTCAAGTCCAAAAAGACCAGGCTAGGGGCGAAATTTCTGGAACTTTTCTCCGCCAAAACCCTGATCATGATCCCCATCATCTTTGAGTACCAGGAACCTACCGCTTTTATCGGGATGCTGGACCGGCGCCATCCTATACGGCTGACCAAACGGGAGGTCGTTGATGCGGATGCGGTGCTTTCCGTGCTGGCGGGGCATATCAAGATGCGGGTCTACCAGAAACGGCTGGAGTACGCCTACTCATCCCTACGGAACGTGATTGATAAGGCGGGCCTGGATATCTATGTGAACGATTTCTATACCCACGAACTGCTCTTTGCCAACGAATCCCTGGCAGCGCCCCATGGGGGGGTGGATAAAATCGAGGGCCAGCCCTGCTGGAAGGCGCTATACTTCAATAAAACAGAAGAATGCGAATTTTGCCCTAAAAACAAGCTGGTCGATGCAGACGGAAACCCCACCCAGGTGTATAGCTGGGATATGCAGCGCTCCTCGGACGGATCCTGGTTCCGCATGGTTCACGCTGCCATACGGTGGGTGGATGGCAGACTTGCCCATGTGGTGAGCAGCATTGATATTACGGAAAATAAGTACAACGAAATGCTGGTACGGCGTTTGGCGGAGTGCGATACCCTGACTTCCCTGCCGAACAGGGGCAAGCTGGTGGAGGATATGAACGGTACCTTGGCCATGCTGGAACAGACAAAGGAGCAGGGCTACCTGATCTTCCTGGACCTGGACGATTTTAAACAAGTGAACGATACCCTGGGCCATTTGGCCGGGGACGCCCTGCTGCGGCAGATAGGCCATTTTTTGCAGAATGAAAGTGCGATCCTGGGAATGCCCTACCGTTACGGGGGTGATGAATTTGTCATTATCGCTGCCAATAAAACTGCCGCCAGTCTTGAGCAGATACAGGAACTGCTGCTGAAACGTTTTGCCCTGGAATGGTGCATCGGTGAGCAATCGGTTTTCTGCGGGGTCAGCATCGGGGCGGTTCGCATCCCCCTGGGTAATAAAACTGCGGATGATCTGGTTCATGCGGCGGATATGGCTATGTATGAGGTCAAGAAAAGCGGAAAACATGGGTTCCGTCTGAGCACCCTGGAGTAG
- a CDS encoding sulfite exporter TauE/SafE family protein yields MVPATPLNMALLLIIGFFSGVLSGAIGFGGALILLPVLNITLGGALAAPVLTVAQLMGNSARVALGWRQINWKPVICFISGAVPLTIAGAWFFTIADKSIITKITGGFIILFVLIKFFKIPLLKGSNMIMVFGGGLTGFLSGLIGSAGPVGASFFLSLNLSPLSYIASEAVTATVMHIIKLFIYRGFMEIGYRAVVLGVLIGISMVAGVWLSKKGIERIPREKFQIGVSVLLIAMGVYMSIAA; encoded by the coding sequence ATGGTGCCCGCTACACCCCTGAATATGGCACTGCTGCTTATAATTGGGTTCTTTTCCGGGGTATTATCCGGGGCAATCGGTTTCGGCGGGGCGCTCATCCTTTTACCGGTACTAAACATCACCCTGGGCGGCGCCCTAGCCGCGCCGGTATTAACGGTTGCCCAGCTCATGGGGAATTCAGCCCGGGTTGCCCTGGGGTGGAGACAAATCAACTGGAAACCAGTTATCTGTTTTATAAGCGGCGCCGTCCCCTTAACAATTGCAGGGGCATGGTTTTTCACCATAGCCGATAAGTCTATTATTACAAAAATTACGGGTGGTTTTATAATACTGTTCGTTCTTATAAAATTTTTCAAAATACCCCTATTAAAGGGATCAAATATGATAATGGTATTCGGAGGTGGCCTGACAGGATTTCTGTCTGGTCTGATAGGAAGTGCCGGCCCTGTGGGGGCATCGTTCTTCTTATCCTTAAACCTGTCACCCCTTTCCTATATCGCAAGCGAAGCCGTTACCGCCACGGTTATGCATATAATAAAACTGTTCATATACCGGGGATTTATGGAGATCGGTTACCGGGCCGTAGTTTTAGGCGTTTTAATCGGTATTTCAATGGTTGCCGGGGTATGGCTGAGTAAAAAAGGTATAGAACGTATTCCCAGGGAGAAATTCCAAATCGGGGTCAGTGTTTTATTGATTGCCATGGGTGTGTATATGAGTATTGCCGCGTAG
- the ilvN gene encoding acetolactate synthase small subunit, which translates to MNQHVVSTLVENRAGTLSRVSGLFSRRGFNIDSLTVGETADPSISRMTIAVTGDDGVLEQIIKQLGKLVDVIAVRELDPSSCLRREIMLIKVSADEKTRPAVLGVAGVFRSRVVDISPATITIEATGDIEKLNGLLLLLRPYGVLELARTGLVALERGSSVLSVSNLSISN; encoded by the coding sequence ATGAATCAACATGTGGTATCAACCCTGGTCGAGAACCGGGCGGGAACCTTAAGCCGGGTTTCCGGTCTCTTCAGCCGCCGGGGCTTCAATATCGACAGCCTCACGGTCGGAGAAACCGCAGATCCGTCTATTTCCCGAATGACCATCGCGGTAACCGGGGATGATGGGGTGCTTGAACAGATTATTAAACAACTCGGGAAACTGGTGGATGTGATAGCGGTCCGGGAACTGGATCCCTCGTCCTGTCTGCGCCGGGAGATCATGCTGATCAAGGTCAGCGCGGATGAGAAAACCCGGCCTGCAGTGCTCGGGGTTGCCGGGGTATTCCGGTCCCGGGTAGTCGATATTTCCCCCGCCACCATTACCATCGAGGCCACCGGCGATATTGAAAAGCTCAACGGCCTCCTGCTCCTTTTACGCCCCTACGGCGTTCTTGAACTTGCCCGCACCGGCCTTGTAGCCCTGGAGCGGGGTTCTTCGGTACTATCCGTATCGAACCTAAGCATTAGCAATTAA
- the ilvC gene encoding ketol-acid reductoisomerase translates to MAVMFYEKDCDLGALKGKTIAVIGYGSQGHAHALNAKESGMKVIVGLYEGSKSWKRAEEAGLQVKTAKEAAEAADFIMILINDEKQAKLYLDSIKPALKPGKTLAFAHGFNIHFGQIIPPPDVNVVMIAPKGPGHTVREQYQAGAGVPCLIAVHQDPTGDAKRLGLAYAAAIGGARAGVLETTFKEETETDLFGEQAVLCGGVSALMKAGFEVLTEAGYQPESAYFEVMHEMKLIIDLVNRGGLSFMRFSISDTAEYGDYITGPKIITEDTKNTMRQVLKEIQNGKFAREWILENQVNRPNFNRLRAIEAQHPIEKVGKELRSMMSWLKPVEK, encoded by the coding sequence ATGGCTGTTATGTTTTATGAAAAAGATTGCGACCTGGGGGCCCTAAAAGGGAAAACCATCGCGGTGATCGGTTACGGTTCCCAGGGGCATGCCCATGCCCTGAACGCCAAGGAATCGGGGATGAAGGTGATCGTGGGGCTCTACGAGGGGTCCAAGTCCTGGAAACGCGCCGAAGAGGCGGGCTTGCAGGTAAAGACCGCCAAGGAAGCGGCGGAAGCGGCGGATTTCATCATGATCCTCATCAACGATGAAAAGCAGGCCAAGCTTTACCTGGACTCCATCAAGCCGGCCCTGAAACCCGGCAAGACTTTGGCCTTTGCCCATGGCTTTAACATCCACTTCGGCCAGATCATACCGCCGCCGGATGTGAACGTGGTGATGATCGCCCCCAAGGGCCCGGGCCACACGGTGCGGGAACAGTACCAGGCCGGCGCCGGGGTGCCCTGTCTTATCGCGGTGCACCAGGACCCCACCGGGGATGCCAAGCGGCTAGGCCTGGCCTATGCGGCGGCTATTGGTGGCGCCCGGGCGGGGGTTTTGGAAACTACTTTTAAGGAAGAAACCGAGACGGATCTGTTCGGGGAACAGGCGGTGCTCTGCGGCGGTGTTTCCGCCCTGATGAAGGCGGGCTTCGAGGTGCTAACCGAAGCGGGCTATCAGCCTGAGAGCGCCTACTTTGAGGTGATGCATGAGATGAAGCTCATCATCGACCTGGTTAACCGGGGCGGGCTGTCCTTCATGCGCTTCTCCATCTCGGATACCGCCGAATACGGGGACTATATAACCGGGCCAAAGATCATCACCGAGGATACCAAGAACACCATGCGCCAGGTTCTGAAGGAAATTCAGAACGGCAAATTCGCCCGGGAATGGATTCTGGAAAACCAGGTGAACCGCCCTAACTTCAACCGCCTGCGGGCTATCGAAGCCCAGCACCCCATTGAAAAGGTGGGGAAGGAGCTGCGCTCCATGATGAGCTGGTTGAAACCTGTGGAAAAATAA
- a CDS encoding 2-isopropylmalate synthase produces the protein MSNTTKRIVKIFDTTLRDGEQSPGCSMNIQEKLEVAKKLEKLGVDIIEAGFPASSPGDLESVKTIAGIIRDCTVAGLCRSLEKDIDAAREALAGAAHPRIHIFLATSPVHMEYKLKLSPEQVLAQAVAAVKYAGKFCKDIEFSAEDAFRSDPDFVCKVFGAVIAAGATTVNHPDTVGYAMPDEFGARIRYIKEHTPGMEKAALSVHCHNDLGLAVANSLAAIANGADQAECTVNGIGERAGNASLEEIVMGLRVRKDYLNADTRIDATQIYTASRLVTQVTGVKVQPNKAIVGDNAFAHEAGIHQHGVMANRETYEIMTPESIGIPKNRMVLGKHSGRHAFEERLNDMGYTVDGETLESIFAEFKILADKKKVVSDRDIEALVMGVSASAPETWKLEHWAINTGSALGATGIIKLLHKDGEARKQVSVGDGPVDAIFTAINEIVGKKPELELYEIGSITDGSASQGETMVKIAWEGRHWNGRGVSTDVLESSIKAYLSAINAMEWDLAAGISKSPLREPLKEA, from the coding sequence GTGAGTAATACTACGAAACGGATTGTAAAGATATTTGATACCACCCTGCGGGACGGCGAACAGTCCCCGGGCTGCAGCATGAACATCCAGGAAAAACTGGAGGTGGCTAAAAAGCTGGAGAAGCTCGGGGTGGATATCATTGAGGCGGGGTTCCCCGCCTCAAGCCCTGGGGACCTGGAATCGGTAAAGACCATAGCGGGGATCATCAGGGATTGTACCGTGGCCGGGCTTTGCCGATCCCTGGAAAAGGACATCGACGCTGCACGGGAAGCCCTGGCAGGGGCGGCACACCCACGGATACACATTTTCCTTGCCACCTCCCCGGTCCACATGGAATACAAACTCAAGCTGTCACCGGAACAGGTGCTGGCACAGGCAGTGGCGGCGGTGAAGTACGCCGGGAAATTCTGTAAGGATATAGAATTTTCCGCCGAGGATGCCTTCCGCAGTGATCCTGACTTTGTGTGCAAGGTCTTTGGGGCGGTAATTGCCGCCGGGGCCACCACGGTGAATCATCCGGACACGGTGGGCTACGCCATGCCCGACGAGTTTGGGGCGCGGATACGCTACATTAAGGAACACACACCGGGCATGGAAAAGGCAGCCCTGTCGGTGCACTGCCACAACGACCTGGGCCTGGCGGTGGCGAACAGTCTTGCTGCGATAGCCAACGGGGCGGATCAGGCGGAGTGTACCGTTAACGGCATAGGCGAGCGGGCGGGGAACGCTTCACTGGAGGAAATCGTCATGGGCCTGCGGGTCCGCAAGGATTATCTCAACGCAGATACCCGGATCGATGCCACTCAGATCTACACCGCCAGCCGCCTGGTAACCCAGGTGACCGGAGTAAAGGTGCAGCCCAACAAGGCCATTGTGGGGGACAACGCCTTTGCCCACGAGGCGGGGATACACCAGCACGGGGTGATGGCGAACCGGGAAACCTACGAGATCATGACCCCCGAATCCATAGGCATCCCCAAAAACCGCATGGTTCTGGGGAAACATTCCGGGCGCCACGCCTTCGAAGAGCGGCTCAATGATATGGGCTACACCGTGGACGGCGAAACCCTGGAAAGCATCTTCGCTGAATTTAAGATTCTGGCGGATAAAAAGAAGGTGGTCAGTGACAGGGATATTGAAGCCCTGGTAATGGGAGTCTCAGCATCGGCGCCTGAAACCTGGAAGCTCGAACACTGGGCCATCAACACCGGCTCTGCTCTGGGCGCCACAGGGATCATCAAGCTGCTGCATAAAGACGGTGAAGCCCGCAAACAGGTCTCGGTGGGGGACGGCCCGGTGGACGCGATCTTTACGGCGATCAACGAAATTGTCGGCAAAAAACCGGAGCTGGAACTGTACGAGATAGGATCCATCACCGATGGTTCCGCTTCCCAGGGAGAGACCATGGTAAAGATAGCCTGGGAAGGCCGGCATTGGAATGGCCGGGGGGTTTCCACGGATGTGCTTGAATCTTCCATAAAAGCCTACCTTTCGGCGATAAACGCCATGGAGTGGGACCTGGCTGCGGGGATTTCAAAAAGCCCCCTGCGGGAACCCCTGAAAGAAGCTTGA
- the cimA gene encoding citramalate synthase, with amino-acid sequence MVNSNTVSVVEILDTTLRDGAQGEGISFSLQDKIAVVRALDELGVSWIEAGNPGSNPKDLEFFRLAGKLKLENSKLCAFGPTRKKGIKSEDDPQLQSLLDANTPGVVFFGKSWDLHVTEVLRVSLEENIAMIAETAAFLKAHGKTVIYDAEHFFDGWLANSEYALSTVKAALDAGADRIVLCDTNGGCFPDTIADGVRAVAEKVPGTILGIHTHDDSGFASANAAAAVKAGCRHVQGTLVGFGERCGNTSLAALIPSIEIKIGLPCLPGGKLELIYDLTRQVAEIANVSVPDNLPYVGGHAFSHKAGMHADGILKLSRSFEHIDPSLVGNERSFLMSEVGGRSAIAERVKKIDPSITRDHPVIAELARKLKELEAEGWQFEGADGSFELLVRREIAAQLAAQLPAQNAGLLPAPFFHIEAYRVVSEHPTGETLACSHAWVKVLVDGQHEIAAAEGDGPVNAMDGALRRALTRFYPQLGKVRLSDYKVRVIDGKNATAAKVRVLIESTDGIKRWATVGVSEDIIDASRAALVDSIEYKLISDIEQKTKVH; translated from the coding sequence GTGGTAAATAGCAACACTGTTTCTGTGGTAGAAATATTGGATACCACCCTCAGGGACGGAGCCCAGGGGGAAGGTATCTCTTTTTCCTTGCAGGATAAAATCGCCGTGGTCCGGGCCCTGGATGAGTTGGGGGTTTCCTGGATCGAGGCGGGGAACCCAGGCAGTAATCCTAAGGACCTGGAATTCTTCCGCCTTGCAGGGAAACTGAAACTGGAGAACTCCAAGCTCTGCGCCTTCGGACCGACCCGAAAGAAGGGTATCAAATCTGAGGATGACCCCCAACTGCAAAGCCTGCTGGACGCAAATACCCCCGGGGTGGTGTTTTTCGGGAAGAGCTGGGACCTCCATGTTACCGAGGTCCTCCGGGTCAGCCTGGAAGAAAACATCGCCATGATCGCCGAGACCGCAGCTTTTCTGAAGGCCCATGGAAAAACCGTAATCTACGATGCGGAACATTTTTTCGACGGATGGCTTGCCAACAGCGAGTATGCCCTGTCCACAGTAAAAGCGGCCCTGGACGCCGGGGCAGACCGCATAGTCCTCTGCGACACCAACGGCGGCTGTTTCCCGGACACTATTGCTGATGGGGTCCGGGCGGTGGCTGAAAAGGTGCCAGGCACCATTTTGGGCATACACACCCACGACGACTCGGGCTTTGCCAGCGCCAATGCTGCTGCGGCGGTGAAAGCCGGGTGCCGCCATGTCCAGGGGACCCTGGTGGGCTTTGGGGAACGCTGCGGGAACACCAGCCTGGCGGCGCTAATCCCCAGCATTGAGATCAAGATAGGTCTCCCCTGCCTGCCTGGGGGCAAACTGGAACTTATCTACGACCTGACCCGTCAGGTGGCGGAGATCGCCAACGTTTCTGTGCCCGACAACCTGCCCTATGTGGGGGGCCATGCCTTTTCCCACAAAGCGGGGATGCACGCCGACGGCATACTCAAGCTGTCCCGGTCCTTTGAGCACATCGATCCGTCCCTGGTGGGGAACGAACGGAGCTTCCTCATGAGCGAAGTCGGGGGCCGTTCCGCTATTGCCGAGCGGGTCAAAAAGATCGATCCTTCCATTACCAGGGATCATCCGGTAATTGCGGAGCTTGCCCGGAAGCTGAAAGAACTGGAGGCAGAAGGCTGGCAGTTCGAGGGGGCGGATGGCAGCTTCGAACTTCTGGTACGCAGAGAAATTGCAGCGCAACTTGCAGCTCAGCTTCCCGCGCAAAATGCAGGACTACTGCCTGCTCCCTTTTTTCACATTGAGGCGTACCGTGTAGTAAGCGAGCACCCCACCGGGGAGACCCTAGCCTGTTCCCACGCCTGGGTCAAGGTTCTGGTGGACGGGCAGCACGAGATCGCCGCCGCCGAGGGGGACGGGCCGGTGAACGCCATGGACGGCGCCCTTCGCCGGGCGCTGACCCGGTTCTACCCCCAGCTGGGAAAGGTCCGGCTTTCGGATTACAAGGTCCGGGTCATCGATGGCAAGAATGCTACCGCAGCAAAGGTGCGGGTCCTCATCGAATCAACCGACGGAATAAAGCGCTGGGCCACTGTGGGAGTTTCGGAAGACATCATTGATGCCAGCCGGGCTGCCCTGGTGGATTCAATTGAATATAAACTGATTAGCGATATTGAACAGAAAACTAAGGTACACTAA
- the leuB gene encoding 3-isopropylmalate dehydrogenase — protein MAYSIALVPGDGIGPDVTAWATEVLDAVGDKYGHVFNYVELEAGGKAIDSTGEPLPTETLEAAKQCDALLLGAVGGPKWDTLPGHLRPERALLGLRSGLGVYANLRPAALLPQLKAACPLKDEVLIASNSEGRPDFDLLIVRELTGGLYFGERGRSADGNSAFDTETYSKTEIERVLRVGYAAAKLRRKKLCMVDKANVLESSRLWREVAKEIAKEYPDIETSYLYVDNCAMQLIRAPGQFDVIVTSNLFGDILSDEASVLTGSIGMLASASLAGAGGLPGGEPVMGIYEPIHGSAPDIAGQDIANPLAAILSAAMLLRYSFGLEKEAAAVEKAVNVILDQGLRTKDIAGRSGTGASEKIVGTAEMGKAVLKALENI, from the coding sequence ATGGCTTATTCAATAGCATTGGTACCCGGAGATGGGATTGGGCCGGATGTAACCGCCTGGGCAACGGAAGTCCTGGATGCCGTGGGGGACAAGTACGGCCATGTGTTTAACTACGTTGAACTGGAAGCTGGGGGCAAGGCCATTGACAGTACCGGTGAGCCCCTGCCGACAGAAACTCTGGAAGCGGCTAAGCAGTGCGACGCACTTTTACTGGGCGCCGTGGGGGGGCCCAAATGGGATACTCTTCCGGGGCACCTGCGGCCGGAACGCGCCCTTTTGGGGCTCCGCTCGGGGCTCGGGGTCTATGCCAACCTCCGGCCTGCAGCGCTCCTGCCCCAGCTAAAGGCGGCCTGCCCCCTGAAGGACGAAGTCCTCATTGCAAGCAACAGCGAAGGGAGGCCTGACTTTGACCTGCTCATCGTGCGGGAACTTACCGGGGGGCTCTACTTTGGGGAACGGGGCCGGAGCGCCGACGGCAATTCTGCCTTTGACACCGAGACCTATTCTAAAACGGAAATAGAGCGGGTGCTCCGGGTGGGATACGCCGCAGCAAAACTGCGCCGGAAAAAGCTCTGCATGGTGGATAAGGCAAATGTGCTAGAATCATCCCGGCTCTGGCGGGAAGTAGCAAAGGAAATCGCCAAAGAATACCCTGACATTGAAACCAGCTATCTCTACGTGGACAACTGCGCCATGCAGCTAATCCGTGCCCCGGGTCAGTTTGATGTGATAGTCACATCAAACCTCTTCGGGGATATACTCTCCGACGAGGCCTCGGTACTCACGGGCTCCATCGGTATGCTGGCCTCCGCAAGCCTTGCCGGCGCCGGGGGCCTCCCAGGTGGAGAACCGGTAATGGGTATCTACGAGCCCATCCACGGCTCAGCCCCGGATATAGCCGGCCAGGACATTGCCAACCCCCTGGCAGCGATACTTTCCGCAGCAATGCTGCTGCGCTATTCCTTCGGCCTGGAAAAAGAAGCCGCCGCAGTGGAAAAGGCGGTCAATGTCATACTGGACCAGGGGCTCCGTACCAAGGATATAGCCGGCAGAAGCGGAACCGGTGCCAGTGAAAAAATTGTGGGGACCGCGGAAATGGGAAAGGCGGTACTGAAAGCCCTGGAAAACATATAG
- the ilvD gene encoding dihydroxy-acid dehydratase has translation MHSDIVNKGVAKAPHRSLFKAMGFIDEEFERPLIGIVSAKSEIVPGHMHLDTISKAASDGVREAGGIPINFPSIGVCDGIAMGHEGMRYSLVTRELIADSIECMAMAHGFDAMIYIPNCDKIVPGMLMAAARLNLPGVFISGGPMLAGKKDGKTLTLTTMFEAVGAVGAGTMSEEELYDLEEAACPGCGSCSGMFTANSMNCVVEALGMALPGNGTIPAVMAERLRLAKKTGFLIMDMLKKDIRPRSIMTERAFMNALAMDMALGCSTNTALHLPAIAHEAGFKLDLDLINKVSAVTPNLCKLAPAGSTAIEDLHAAGGIPGVYKELAKKNLVDLKVPTVYGILEDAVKNAKNRNTDIIRPLEDPYSATGGLAILRGNLAPDGSVVKRSAVAPSMLKHSGPARIFDAEEDAFDAIMEGNIKPGDVIVIRYEGPRGGPGMKEMLGPTGALAGMGLDDKVALITDGRFSGATRGAAIGHVSPEAADGGIIGLLREGDIIDIDIDSRSISVRLSDSELSERRKTWTPLPPKVKTGYLARYAKMVSSAASGAVFKEE, from the coding sequence ATGCACAGTGATATTGTTAACAAGGGTGTGGCTAAGGCCCCCCACAGGTCTCTTTTTAAGGCCATGGGCTTTATTGATGAGGAATTCGAGCGCCCCCTGATTGGCATTGTGTCCGCCAAGAGCGAGATTGTGCCGGGGCATATGCACCTGGACACTATTTCTAAGGCCGCTTCCGACGGAGTACGGGAAGCTGGGGGCATCCCCATCAACTTTCCCTCTATCGGGGTATGCGACGGCATCGCCATGGGCCACGAGGGTATGCGCTATTCCCTGGTAACCCGGGAACTTATCGCCGACTCTATCGAATGTATGGCCATGGCCCACGGCTTTGACGCCATGATCTACATCCCCAACTGCGACAAAATAGTCCCTGGTATGCTTATGGCTGCGGCCCGGCTCAACCTGCCCGGAGTCTTTATCTCCGGGGGGCCCATGCTTGCGGGGAAGAAGGACGGAAAGACCCTCACCCTTACTACCATGTTTGAAGCAGTGGGCGCCGTGGGGGCAGGGACCATGAGCGAGGAAGAACTCTACGATCTGGAGGAAGCGGCCTGTCCGGGCTGCGGTTCCTGTTCGGGGATGTTCACCGCCAATTCCATGAACTGCGTTGTTGAGGCCCTTGGTATGGCCCTGCCTGGCAACGGCACTATTCCTGCAGTGATGGCAGAACGGCTGCGGCTGGCCAAAAAAACAGGCTTTCTGATCATGGATATGCTAAAAAAGGATATACGCCCCCGGTCCATCATGACCGAACGGGCTTTTATGAATGCCCTGGCCATGGATATGGCCCTGGGCTGCTCCACCAATACTGCGCTGCACCTTCCCGCCATCGCCCACGAGGCGGGGTTTAAGCTGGACCTGGACCTGATCAACAAAGTCAGCGCCGTTACTCCCAACCTCTGCAAGCTGGCCCCGGCGGGTTCCACCGCCATTGAGGACCTCCACGCCGCCGGGGGCATACCCGGAGTTTACAAGGAACTGGCAAAGAAAAACCTGGTAGACCTCAAGGTACCCACGGTGTACGGCATACTGGAAGATGCGGTTAAGAATGCAAAGAACAGAAACACTGATATTATCCGCCCCCTGGAGGATCCATACTCGGCCACCGGCGGCCTGGCGATCCTGCGGGGCAACCTGGCCCCTGACGGATCGGTGGTAAAACGCAGCGCAGTTGCCCCCTCAATGCTCAAACATTCCGGGCCTGCCCGGATCTTTGATGCCGAGGAAGACGCCTTTGACGCTATCATGGAAGGCAACATAAAACCTGGGGACGTAATCGTCATCCGCTATGAAGGCCCCCGGGGAGGCCCAGGAATGAAGGAGATGCTCGGTCCCACCGGGGCACTGGCCGGCATGGGCCTGGACGATAAGGTGGCCCTGATCACCGACGGTCGCTTCTCCGGGGCAACCCGGGGCGCCGCCATCGGCCACGTCTCCCCGGAAGCCGCTGACGGCGGCATCATCGGCCTGCTCCGGGAAGGGGATATCATCGACATTGATATTGACAGCCGCAGTATTTCTGTGCGACTTAGTGACAGTGAGCTTTCAGAACGCCGAAAAACCTGGACGCCTCTGCCTCCCAAGGTAAAGACAGGCTACTTGGCCAGGTATGCAAAAATGGTGAGTTCCGCCGCCTCAGGAGCGGTGTTTAAGGAGGAATAG